The window tgaattcacagtgtttccttaaggaatttaatcccctcctaatacccaaggttgtggattattttctctcaggatagaacgaattacacactggtgtagtggtacttcaaacctcagtgtttcagcgaacacaaagttcggtagcaaatcacacttactgttgctttgtttgatgttaaaagtatgtagaagaaggaggaaaaactcagaaaatcgtatggaaattctgagcagaatagtcttgtatttatagccaaagttgggttgaaatctgaagaggtgcaactctttagaatggttgtttatgcaaaacggccacaacataaatgtcataacataaatggctatttactcaacaataaaaaggtaaaattgaagagggtagtttaattttcagttacacaactgaaaaacggattggatttaatattaaaaccgaagccgagccgagcgacgacgacggcgcgaggcttgctttcttctcaactctttaagagctagaataagagcaattgcttatatacccataaaaacctcttcctcttctaatatgggacaatgtctctttGCCAagggggaaaacttaaaatttttattttcctccatttccTATTCACCTTATTTTAAACCTATCATatacttaaaatcccaacaaCGACCCCTAAAGTCTCAAATTTCAATTGCTCGAATAACATTTTCCTATCGATTCACAGGATACATTCCACCACAAATTTAAGGCATAATccaaaatatccaaaaatatcCAACAAATGGTTCCTTGTCCGTGGTATCACTTTAGCACATCAACTCAACCAGGAAGCTTCGTTTAATTTGAACAATTCAAACTTCCGTATTTTTAGACCTTAAAGTTAAGACAACTCCACTATATATGCAACAACCAAACCCAACATTTCCAACAAAGTAACACTcgtatttcaacaaaaaaaaaaaaaaaaaaaaagtaagcaGTGTATTGAAAAAAGGCGATGCCTGGGGCAGAGCTATTCAATCAATTGCCAGAAGATATCATTTCTTCAATTCTGTCTCTTACTTCACCTAAGGATACATTTAGCTTCTCTCTTGTTTCTTCCTCTCTCCGTTCAGTGGCAGCATCTGATTTTCTGTGGCAAACATTCTTGCCTTCCGATTACAAGCATATTATTGAAAAATCTGTCACACCATTGAAGTATTCTACTAAAAAAGAGCTTTTTATTCGTCTCTGTAACTCCATTCTTATTGATGGTGGAAACAAGGTATGTATACTGTAACACAAATGCTATAGCCTCATCATTTTTGTAAAGCTTCAGTTTGATAGTTGATTTTAAAATTGGTTCTATGATCCAATTGCAGAGCTTTGCATTAGAGAAATCAAGTGGAAAAAAATCATATGTTATCTCAGCAGAAGAACTGTCCATTTTATATGGGGAAGAACCAGATCATTGGACTTGGAAATCCGTACCAGATTCAAGGTTTTCAAAAGTGGCTGAACTGAAAGTAATATGCAGACTAGAAATCAAAGCCAACCTAAAAACAAACATACTATCTCCAAACACAAAGTATGGAGTTTATTTCATTATGAAAATCTCTGATCAGGCATTTGGTCTGAATTCAGTGGCTGCTGAGATTAGTGTAGAAATTGGCAATCGGAAAGAAGATCAAAATTGTGTGCTGGACTCGATGGGAATGACAAATTTTGAAGAGAAACAGAGGGATCAAAGACTGCCATATAAAAGGGAAGATGGATGGATGGAAATTGAGGTTGGAGAGTTCTATAATGGTGGAAATGAGGAGGAAGTTACAGTAAGTTTGATGGAGGTGAAGGGTTGCCATGTTAAGGGTGGACTAATCATTGAAGGCATTGGATTTAGGCCTAAACACTAAGGAAAATTCAAAGATTCTTATCTACTCACTCACTTTTCACAataatattataaatttattgatttatttatCTCGTCCATGTCAAAGATTGGTgtgaaacaaacaacaacaatccagtttaaatcccacaagtggggtctgggaagggtaatatgtacgcGGACCTTATCTGGGGTGTGGTGTGAAACAAAAAAGGTTCGATAATGAAAGATTAGACTATATGATGAAGCATCCAAATGAGTCAAAAAAACTAACCTGACATGTCAAATTCAACGTAAACTCGAGCATAAAATAATTTTGAGATTGGAGATTATATCAGTTTGATAGAATTTGGAAACTATATAAATTTGAAGATTGAGAAATTATGTCAATTCGTAAGAATTATATCAAAACGCAAAACATAATAAAGGAAGATATATTGGGTGGATTGGGTTATGATATGTTATTGAGCAAACTTCATTTATAGCTCATCGACCCAAACATATTTCATCCGGTAGCCCAAAAACTGCAACATACATTTTAtagcccaaaaataattttaGTGGCTAGCCCAAAAGTACTGAGGCTCAGATGTAAAGACAGATCACGGAAAAGAGCGGCGACCACGCTATGGCTACAAAATCACTGATTGCATCCAATTCTCAAACGGCTGGAAAATAGCGTCCAAGTTTGGGTTAGTTGGTGGCATACCGGAGCGTAGAGTTCGACCCATCTGGGATGCCATTGATTCTCGCCAGTTCAAAAATGCTCTCAAGCACTGCACCCCTCTCCTCTCCAAATACCCCAATTCCCCTTATGCTCTGGCACTTAAAGCTTTGGTTTCGGAAAGGATAGGTAAAGCGGAAGAAGCATTTTCCTTAACTAAGAAATTCACATATCTATGTTAGAGATAATTTACAGATAAGTCTTTTATTAGTAGGGTGAAGGAGAGAAATGGTGAATGCTCTGAGTTTACTGAAAGATTCAACTATTACTgctattattatatatatgt of the Nicotiana tabacum cultivar K326 chromosome 7, ASM71507v2, whole genome shotgun sequence genome contains:
- the LOC107804034 gene encoding F-box protein PP2-B15 — encoded protein: MPGAELFNQLPEDIISSILSLTSPKDTFSFSLVSSSLRSVAASDFLWQTFLPSDYKHIIEKSVTPLKYSTKKELFIRLCNSILIDGGNKSFALEKSSGKKSYVISAEELSILYGEEPDHWTWKSVPDSRFSKVAELKVICRLEIKANLKTNILSPNTKYGVYFIMKISDQAFGLNSVAAEISVEIGNRKEDQNCVLDSMGMTNFEEKQRDQRLPYKREDGWMEIEVGEFYNGGNEEEVTVSLMEVKGCHVKGGLIIEGIGFRPKH